A single region of the Pseudomonas sp. VD-NE ins genome encodes:
- a CDS encoding DUF1266 domain-containing protein, whose product MDEIQQRWLCALSAPMAAINTGASYDDPAFCDDRYIDLKDSWGIDDRGQLFEMLERMTDDGHAKHLSAAYLAWQRCLPSEWQALLDDLSPRERILHEFASRTFGSCGPGGILSWDYGRMGFLLRCAVRNQWVDLDESNWLHSRLALRAQFHYGSWMAYFDGFVVGRTFWSCLSASDDELARELDRQGANALNVRIARGLAENIPRFLADLPWHMEIDLPPRPASLKEFDWS is encoded by the coding sequence ATGGACGAGATTCAACAGCGCTGGCTGTGCGCTTTGTCTGCGCCAATGGCAGCGATCAATACCGGCGCCAGCTACGACGACCCCGCGTTCTGCGACGATCGCTACATCGACCTGAAAGACAGCTGGGGTATCGACGACCGTGGGCAATTGTTCGAAATGCTCGAACGGATGACCGACGACGGCCATGCCAAGCACCTGAGTGCAGCCTATCTGGCGTGGCAGCGCTGTCTGCCGAGTGAATGGCAGGCCTTGCTCGACGACCTGAGTCCCCGCGAACGCATCCTGCATGAGTTTGCCAGTCGCACTTTTGGCAGTTGTGGGCCGGGCGGGATTCTGTCCTGGGACTATGGCCGCATGGGTTTTCTGTTGCGCTGCGCGGTGCGCAACCAGTGGGTCGATCTGGATGAAAGCAACTGGCTGCACAGTCGTTTAGCCCTCAGAGCGCAATTTCACTACGGTAGCTGGATGGCTTACTTCGATGGCTTTGTCGTGGGCCGGACCTTCTGGTCCTGCCTGAGCGCCAGCGACGATGAGCTGGCGCGCGAACTCGATCGACAAGGCGCCAACGCCCTTAATGTGCGGATTGCCCGTGGGCTTGCGGAGAACATTCCTCGGTTCCTTGCTGATTTGCCGTGGCATATGGAAATCGATTTGCCGCCACGCCCGGCATCGCTCAAGGAGTTCGACTGGTCATGA
- a CDS encoding Hsp20 family protein gives MSTAFSLAPLFRSSVGFDRFNDLFETALRNEPGSSYPPYNVEKHGDDQYRIVVAAAGFQEEDLELQVEKGVLTISGGKRDADEGVTFLHQGIAQRAFKLSFRLADHIEIKAADLKNGLLSIDLLRVIPEEAKAKRIPINGTQKPALQH, from the coding sequence ATGAGTACTGCATTTTCCCTCGCGCCACTGTTCCGTTCCTCGGTGGGTTTCGACCGTTTCAACGACCTGTTCGAAACCGCCCTGCGCAACGAGCCAGGCAGCAGCTATCCACCTTACAACGTGGAAAAACACGGTGATGACCAATACCGCATCGTCGTTGCGGCAGCCGGTTTCCAGGAAGAAGACCTGGAGCTGCAAGTCGAGAAAGGCGTGCTGACCATCAGTGGCGGCAAGCGTGATGCCGACGAAGGCGTGACCTTCCTGCACCAAGGCATCGCCCAGCGTGCGTTCAAGCTGTCCTTCCGTCTGGCCGATCACATCGAGATCAAGGCGGCAGATCTGAAAAACGGTCTGTTGAGCATCGACCTGTTGCGAGTGATCCCGGAAGAAGCGAAAGCCAAACGCATCCCGATCAACGGGACGCAGAAGCCGGCGTTGCAGCACTGA